The Helianthus annuus cultivar XRQ/B chromosome 16, HanXRQr2.0-SUNRISE, whole genome shotgun sequence genome includes a window with the following:
- the LOC110917626 gene encoding delta(8)-fatty-acid desaturase, whose protein sequence is MVSPSIEVLNSIADGKKYITSKELKKHNNPNDLWISILGKVYNVTEWAKEHPGGDAPLINLAGQDVTDAFIAFHPGTAWKHLDKLFTGYHLKDYQVSDISRDYRKLASEFAKAGMFEKKGHGVIYSLCFVSLLLSACVYGVLYSGSFWIHMLSGAILGLAWMQIAYLGHDAGHYQMMATRGWNKFAGIFIGNCITGISIAWWKWTHNAHHIACNSLDYDPDLQHLPMLAVSSKLFNSITSVFYGRQLTFDPLARFFVSYQHYLYYPIMCVARVNLYLQTILLLISKRKIPDRGLNILGTLIFWTWFPLLVSRLPNWPERVAFVLVSFCVTGIQHIQFTLNHFSGDVYVGPPKGDNWFEKQTRGTIDIACSSWMDWFFGGLQFQLEHHLFPRLPRCHLRSISPICRELCKKYNLPYVSLSFYDANVTTLKTLRTAALQARDLTNPAPQNLAWEAFNTHG, encoded by the exons ATGGTTTCTCCATCCATAGAAG tGTTGAATTCAATTGCTGATGGAAAAAAATACATAACATCAAAAGAGTTAAAGAAGCATAACAACCCTAATGACCTTTGGATCTCAATTTTGGGCAAAGTTTACAACGTTACAGAATGGGCTAAAGAGCATCCGGGTGGCGATGCCCCGTTGATTAATCTCGCGGGCCAGGATGTAACTGACGCATTTATCGCATTTCATCCCGGTACTGCGTGGAAGCATCTAGACAAACTATTCACCGGGTATCACTTAAAAGATTACCAGGTTTCTGACATTTCTAGAGACTACCGGAAACTCGCTTCAGAGTTTGCAAAAGCGGGTATGTTTGAGAAGAAAGGTCACGGTGTAATTTACTCACTTTGTTTCGTGTCGCTACTGCTTTCCGCTTGTGTGTATGGCGTGTTATATTCCGGAAGCTTCTGGATTCATATGCTTTCGGGGGCGATATTGGGATTAGCATGGATGCAAATTGCCTATTTGGGTCATGACGCGGGTCATTACCAAATGATGGCGACCCGCGGGTGGAACAAGTTTGCCGGAATATTTATCGGGAATTGTATAACCGGAATAAGCATCGCGTGGTGGAAATGGACGCATAACGCACATCACATCGCTTGTAACAGTCTTGATTATGATCCTGATCTTCAGCATTTACCGATGTTAGCCGTTTCTTCCAAGCTTTTTAACTCAATAACTTCTGTTTTCTATGGGAGACAGTTGACCTTTGACCCGTTAGCCCGGTTCTTCGTGAGCTACCAGCATTACTTATATTACCCGATCATGTGTGTGGCCCGGGTCAACCTCTATTTACAAACAATCCTGTTGCTGATTTCAAAACGAAAGATTCCCGACAGAGGTTTAAACATACTCGGAACCCTAATCTTCTGGACGTGGTTTCCGTTACTTGTTTCTCGCTTACCGAACTGGCCCGAACGCGTGGCGTTTGTGTTGGTTAGCTTCTGTGTAACGGGTATACAACATATTCAGTTTACACTGAACCATTTTTCTGGGGATGTTTACGTGGGCCCGCCAAAAGGAGACAATTGGTTCGAGAAACAAACGCGTGGGACCATCGATATCGCGTGTTCTTCTTGGATGGATTGGTTTTTCGGAGGTTTACAGTTTCAACTTGAGCACCATTTGTTTCCTAGGTTGCCACGGTGTCACTTGAGGTCGATTTCTCCTATATGTAGAGAACTCTGCAAGAAATATAACTTACCTTATGTGAGTTTGTCGTTTTATGATGCGAATGTAACGACCTTGAAGACGCTTAGGACAGCGGCTCTACAGGCACGTGACCTTACGAACCCGGCCCCACAGAATTTAGCTTGGGAAGCTTTTAACACTCATGGTTAA